One window from the genome of Myripristis murdjan chromosome 6, fMyrMur1.1, whole genome shotgun sequence encodes:
- the LOC115360449 gene encoding phosphatidylinositol N-acetylglucosaminyltransferase subunit Y: MFSLSNLVVLVPIVSLCGLFFSAAVDENFPQGCTSSSSLCFYSLLLPVTIPVYVFFHLWSWMGIKLFRHN, translated from the coding sequence atgttCTCCCTGTCCAACCTGGTGGTGCTGGTGCCCATCGTGTCTCTGTGCGGTTTGTTCTTCTCCGCCGCCGTGGACGAGAACTTCCCCCAGGGctgcaccagcagcagcagcctgtgcttctacagcctgctgctgcctgtcaCCATCCCCGTCTACGTCTTCTTCCACCTGTGGAGCTGGATGGGCATCAAACTGTTCAGACACAACTAG
- the pyurf gene encoding protein preY, mitochondrial, whose amino-acid sequence MFRHVLCKLATETGRIQLSVRHAPVLRAVASASVPLRGFSDGKDEAPPPPVDAALLQLLVCPLSKQPLRYEPETNELINEELGIAYPITDGIPNMIPQEARLIRKDAPAEPTQG is encoded by the exons ATGTTTCGTCATGTTTTGTGTAAGTTAGCGACAGAAACCGGTCGTATTCAGCTCTCTGTGAGACATGCTCCTGTCCTGCGGGCTGTAGCCTCCGCCTCCGTGCCGCTCAGAGGCTTCAGCGACGGGAAGGACGaagcgccgccgccgcctgtGGACGCCGCCCTGCTCCAGCTCCTGGTGTGTCCGCTGTCCAAGCAGCCGCTCAG GTATGAGCCTGAGACCAACGAGCTGATCAACGAGGAGCTCGGCATCGCCTACCCCATCACCGACGGCATCCCGAACATGATCCCTCAGGAGGCCAGACTTATCCGCAAAGACGCTCCAGCTGAACCAACGCAGGGATAG
- the LOC115360445 gene encoding aminopeptidase N-like has protein sequence MEKGCRVSRLCVLFVLLALVSVATIVTLWTLALTGGHDDVTAPWDSYRLPASLVPERYHVTLWPRLTPELSSGLYIFTGNSTVEFECVEETDLILIHSNKLNYTTLNNTHMCALTAPDGVSAPSIQSSWLQPNTQYLVVQLDWELTKGQKYQLYAEFSGELADDLAGFYRSEYEEDGVQKVVATSQMHPTHARKTFPCFDEPAMKAVFHITLLHAPGSVALSNGMEREVVNRSVDGVAVTQTRFEPTKRMSSYLLALVVSDYTHLSAKQGDTLIRIWARRKAIEEGHGNYALNLTGPILDFFQQYYNTSYPLSKSDQIALPDFYFGAMENWGLVTYREANLLYDPGTSSNRNRETTATIIAHELAHMWFGNLVTLRWWNEVWLNEGFASYVSYLGADYAEPTWNVKDLIVLDDIHRVFAVDALASSHPLSSDEASITLPEQITEQFDAISYSKGAAVLRMLSDFLSEPVFVQGLSWYLNDFAYANTVGTDLWDHLQMAVEDKGVSLPRTVDDIMKRWVLQMGFPVVTIDTTTGAVSQEHFLLDADSSDVVTSPFNYEWLIPVRWMRSGEMQADLWWLMERTAVNVDMKSGCDWVLANINVTGYYRVNYDLANWERLLAQLDTQHQVIPLINRAQLVDDAFNLARAKLLPTTLALGSTSYLSAEREYMPWQSALDNMHYYYLMLDRTDVYQPMQDYMKRLVMPLFLYFKNMTSNWTHAPDRHTDQYNQVNALRMACSTGGAECQNLTTTWFKQWMDNPQHNLIHPNLRSTVYCSAMAAGGAAEWEFAWFQFKKTSVATEASKLMSALACTNSQELLKRYLSYTLQPEMIRKQDATSVIVSVAGNREGQELAWAFVREHWKYMFTQYGVGSFSFASLINGVTMRFSTSAELQQLREFERENGAAGFGSATLAVQQALERTTANIKWLQQNKQEVLDWFSRQTAITE, from the exons CTACCGTCTCCCTGCCTCCTTGGTCCCTGAGCGTTATCATGTGACCCTGTGGCCTCGCCTCACCCCCGAACTCTCCAGCGGCCTCTACATTTTTACAG GGAATTCCACGGTGGAGTTTGAGTGTGTGGAGGAGACAGATTTAATTCTCATCCACTCCAACAAGCTCAACTACACCACgctgaacaacacacacatgtgtgcgCTCACTGCTCCAG atgGTGTGTCTGCTCCAAGCATTCAGTCCTCCTGGCTGCAGCCTAACACTCAGTATCTGGTTGTACAACTGGACTGGGAATTAACTAAAGGGCAGAAGTACCAGCTGTACGCTGAATTCAGCGGAGAACTCGCTGACGACTTGGCGGGCTTTTACAGGAGTGAATATGAAGAGGATGGAGTCCAAAA GGTTGTTGCCACCTCTCAGATGCACCCAACTCATGCCAGAAAGACCTTCCCCTGCTTTGATGAGCCAGCCATGAAAGCTGTTTTCCACATCACTCTCCTCCACGCCCCTGGAAGTGTTGCCCTGTCCAATGGCatggagagag AGGTTGTTAACCGCAGTGTTGACGGAGTGGCTGTCACACAGACCAGGTTCGAGCCCACCAAGAGAATGTCCTCCTACCTACTGGCCCTCGTCGTCTCTGACTACACACACCTCAGCGCTAAACAAGGAGACACACTG ATCCGTATCTGGGCCCGCAGGAAGGCCATTGAAGAGGGACACGGAAACTATGCCCTCAACCTGACTGGACCCATTCTGGACTTTTTCCAGCAATACTACAACACCTCCTACCCTCTGTCCAAgtcag ATCAAATCGCTCTGCCAGACTTCTATTTCGGGGCGATGGAGAATTGGGGTTTGGTCACATACAGAGAGGCCAACCTGCTCTATGACCCTGGAACCTCCtccaacagaaacagagagaccaCTGCCACCATCATTGCTCATGAGCTGGCCCACATG TGGTTTGGTAACCTGGTGACCCTGAGGTGGTGGAATGAGGTGTGGCTGAATGAGGGCTTTGCCTCCTATGTGTCCTACCTGGGAGCAGACTACGCTGAGCCGACATGGAACGTG AAAGACTTGATAGTGCTTGATGACATCCACAGGGTGTTTGCAGTCGATGCCCTGGcttcctctcatcctctgtCCTCTGATGAGGCCAGCATCACGCTGCCAGAGCAGATCACTGAGCAGTTTGACGCCATCTCATACAGCAAG GGTGCCGCAGTGTTGAGGATGTTGTCGGATTTCCTCTCAGAGCCAGTCTTTGTCCAAGGACTCAGT TGGTACCTCAATGACTTTGCTTATGCCAACACGGTAGGGACCGACTTGTGGGACCATCTACAAATG GCCGTGGAAGACAAAGGCGTGTCTCTTCCACGCACGGTCGATGACATCATGAAGCGCTGGGTGCTCCAGATGGGCTTCCCTGTCGTTACCATAGATACCACCACAGGAGCCGTATCCCAGGAGCACTTTCTTCTGGATGCAGACTCCAGTGATGTGGTCACATCGCCCTTTAA CTATGAGTGGCTGATTCCTGTCAGGTGGATGCGGTCAGGTGAGATGCAGGCAGACCTCTGGTGGCTGATGGAGAGGACAG CGGTGAACGTGGACATGAAGAGCGGCTGTGATTGGGTCCTGGCCAACATCAATGTGACCGGATATTACCGGGTAAACTACGACCTGGCAAACTGGGAGAGACTCCTCGCACAGCTGGACACGCAGCACCAG GTTATACCACTGATCAACAGAGCACAACTTGTGGATGATGCTTTCAATCTGGCCAG GGCCAAGCTGCTCCCCACCACTCTGGCACTGGGGAGCACCAGCTACCTGTCTGCAGAGAGGGAGTACATGCCCTGGCAGTCCGCGCTGGATAACATGCACTATTACTACCTCATGTTGGACCGCACTGACGTCTACCAGCCCATGCAG GACTACATGAAGAGGCTGGTGATGCCTCTCTTCCTctatttcaaaaacatgacgTCAAACTGGACTCACGCTCCAGACAGACACACCGACCA GTACAACCAGGTGAACGCTCTCCGCATGGCCTGCAGCACCGGGGGAGCCGAATGCCAAAACCTGACGACCACATGGTTCAAACAGTGGATGGATAATCCTCAGCATAATTT GATCCATCCCAACCTGCGTTCCACAGTGTACTGCAGCGCCATGGCGGCAGGTGGCGCTGCAGAGTGGGAGTTTGCCTGGTTCCAGTTCAAGAAAACCTCTGTTGCCACTGAGGCCAGCAAACTCATGTCAGCTCTGGCCTGCACCAACAGCCAGGAGCTGCTGAAAAg GTATCTGTCCTACACCTTGCAGCCAGAAATGATCCGCAAGCAGGACGCCACCTCAGTCATCGTCTCTGTTGCCGGGaacagagagggacaggagCTGGCCTGGGCCTTTGTCAGGGAGCACTGGAAATACATGTTCACACA atatgGCGTTGGCTCCTTCTCCTTTGCTTCTCTCATCAATGGAGTCACCATGCGCTTCTCTACCTCTGCTGAGCTTCAACAG CTGAGGGAGTTTGAGCGGGAGAACGGCGCAGCGGGCTTCGGCTCAGCCACACTGGCGGTGCAGCAGGCCCTGGAGAGGACCACGGCCAACATCAAGTGGCTCCAGCAGAACAAGCAGGAGGTCCTGGACTGGTTCAGCAGGCAGACCGCCATCACAGAGTGA